The following proteins are co-located in the bacterium genome:
- a CDS encoding asparagine synthetase B: MCGIIGIAGRKPTKSKDLLTVLAHRGPDGQGEWNGRLGGKPAWFGHTRLAIVELSEAGAQPMHSRNGRWVVSFNGEIYNHMDLRKRLSGEFRGHSDTETLVEMLAQHGFEATLPLLNGMFAFAAADLEQGLLYLARDPFGVKPVYYRNKGDALAFSYEMRALRSLSPFAAEVNGEALQTFLTLRYVPSPDTLLHEVKRLPPGHWLRFSPASGGLATGCYIEPTHARFTGSFDEASEAYREVLAGAVKRQLMSDVPMG, from the coding sequence GTGTGCGGCATCATCGGCATTGCCGGACGCAAACCCACTAAAAGCAAGGATCTGTTGACTGTGCTGGCGCATCGCGGGCCGGACGGACAGGGGGAATGGAACGGCAGGCTCGGCGGCAAGCCGGCGTGGTTCGGCCATACGCGGCTGGCGATCGTGGAGTTGAGCGAAGCCGGCGCACAACCCATGCATAGCCGCAACGGGCGCTGGGTGGTGAGCTTCAATGGCGAGATCTACAACCATATGGATCTGCGCAAGCGCCTGAGCGGTGAGTTTCGCGGCCATTCGGACACGGAAACCTTGGTGGAGATGCTCGCGCAACATGGGTTTGAGGCGACATTGCCACTGTTGAACGGCATGTTCGCCTTCGCTGCGGCCGATCTGGAACAGGGGCTCCTTTACCTGGCGCGCGACCCGTTCGGCGTCAAGCCGGTTTATTACCGCAACAAGGGCGATGCGCTGGCGTTTTCGTATGAAATGCGCGCCTTGCGGAGCTTGTCGCCCTTCGCAGCGGAGGTGAATGGCGAGGCGCTGCAGACCTTCCTGACCCTGCGTTACGTCCCCTCCCCCGATACGCTGCTGCATGAGGTGAAGCGGCTGCCGCCGGGGCACTGGCTGCGCTTTTCACCGGCGAGCGGCGGGCTGGCGACCGGATGTTACATCGAGCCCACGCATGCTCGCTTCACCGGCAGTTTCGATGAGGCGAGCGAAGCCTATCGCGAGGTGCTGGCAGGCGCGGTGAAACGGCAGCTGATGTCGGACGTGCCGATGGGG
- a CDS encoding methyltransferase domain-containing protein, whose product MAATARKINANAASELVSHNSKLGPKRILKSIGYERTAELSYIVNLLREKFNEPLRYLDVGTGDSVLPSFLLAHSKWDVSCLDKCDWVQEQFDYARRIGMKGNPRLHVFEQDALTFTPEAPFDIITNISVIEHFPTPLDSAAMKHTASLLKPGGLYILTTPMNEGYPKEFYRQGMVYGEKSEGGTYYQRHYDKEGVQKRLIEPTGLREVSRTYFGEYGFQFGEKFMFPAIRTHPWKAAYKWSAPCFSQKFMEYRDEPVSRADMKTDTSSGIILVLQKD is encoded by the coding sequence ATGGCAGCCACCGCCAGAAAAATTAACGCCAACGCCGCCAGTGAACTGGTGAGCCATAATTCCAAGCTCGGGCCGAAACGTATTCTCAAAAGCATCGGCTATGAGCGCACGGCGGAATTGAGCTACATCGTCAACCTGCTGCGGGAGAAATTCAACGAGCCGCTGCGCTACCTGGATGTGGGCACCGGGGATTCCGTGCTGCCGAGCTTTTTGCTCGCGCATAGCAAGTGGGACGTTTCCTGCCTGGATAAGTGCGACTGGGTGCAGGAGCAGTTTGATTACGCACGCCGCATCGGCATGAAGGGCAACCCCCGCCTGCATGTGTTCGAGCAGGACGCGCTGACATTTACGCCGGAGGCGCCGTTCGATATCATCACCAATATTTCGGTGATCGAGCACTTCCCCACCCCGCTCGACAGCGCGGCGATGAAGCATACGGCCAGCCTGCTGAAACCGGGCGGGCTCTATATCCTGACAACGCCGATGAACGAAGGCTACCCCAAGGAATTCTACCGTCAGGGCATGGTTTATGGCGAGAAGTCGGAAGGCGGGACCTATTATCAGCGGCATTACGACAAGGAAGGCGTGCAGAAGCGGCTGATCGAGCCGACGGGGCTGCGGGAAGTGTCGCGCACCTATTTCGGTGAATACGGGTTTCAGTTCGGCGAAAAATTCATGTTCCCCGCCATCCGCACGCATCCCTGGAAGGCGGCCTATAAATGGTCGGCGCCATGCTTTTCGCAAAAATTCATGGAATATCGCGATGAGCCAGTGAGCCGCGCGGATATGAAAACCGACACATCCTCGGGCATCATCCTTGTGCTGCAAAAGGACTGA